CCAAAAGGAACGGAGGGAAGGGAGCATTTCAGAACATCACAAGAACACTGTAGCACGCGCTGACACCAAACACTGTCACGGGCATGCAGAGCCCCCGCCACGCCCTTCCCAGGGGCTGAGCTGGTGGGAAATGGGGAGTGGCTGGAGGGAAGCGGGAGCCAGAAGTGGAGCACCGCCCTAGGAAGGATGGGGCCACTGGCTTTGGGTAGGGTTTGCCAGGGAGGGGGAGCAGGGAAGGGCAAGTATGGGGGCCGCTTGCCCTCCCCGTTCCGGCCCCCTCCCACACACAGGTTTCtacctcccaccaccaccaccccgctgcctgggctgggctgaggcaggtgggcctTGGGTTAGACTGTGGCGCTCAGCATGGCCTCTGTCTCTGGCAGGATCTTGTTCTGGTTGGAGTCCAGGCCAAAGAACTTGACGCTGAGGCCGTCCACGGGGTGCAGGACAGGGACCAAGGTGATGCGGGGGAAGGTCCGCGTGGCCAGCTCAAAGCGGCTGGTGCTGGCCAGCTCCACCGCCAGCACCTTCAGGAACAGCTTAGCCAGGTGCTTGCCCAGGCAGGTCCGGACACCGCCACCGAATGGGAGGTAATGGAAGCGGCCGTCCTTGTCCTCGCTCCGCGCCTGGCTGAAGCGATCGGGGTCGAACACATTCACGTCTTTGAACACAGGCGCTGTGTCGTGGGTGTCCCGGATGCTGTACATGACACTCCAGCCTTTGGGGATCTGGAAACCCTGGAGCAAGATGGGGGCCGAGGAGCGGGTGGTGAGAGCCGGAATAACCCACGAAGGGCCTAGGACTGCCCCCTGCCTGCTCAGCCCCAGATGTTCAAGACCTGTCTCTTCCTAGAGACACCCCACTGTGGCCCCCCAGGCCTGGCCAGCCAGCCCCACTCAGCATGTTAGTCCAAGCCCTTATCTGTAGATGTGCACATGCGACTTCACATATAACACCCAACTTGGCTTCATCTGATGCATTTGGGGCGCACTTCTCTCATGAGACTGAAAGTAAGCACTGTTTCCCCATCAGGCCTGATGTCCCTGAAATGGAGGCTGGTCTCCCGCCTTGCCCCATCCCGGTGCCCCCGCTCCCCCATCACCCCCGGCTCCACAGGCCCAGCCTCTCTCACATCCAGCTCGAAGGTCTGCAGCACAGTGCGGTAGCCACCAGAAATGGGTGTGAACAGGCGCATGACTTCCTTGATGACGCAGTCCAGGTAGCGCAGCCCGCTGAGCGTGTCCAGGCGCAGTGTGCCCTCGCAGGGGCAGCCACCGCTGTGCAGGATGCCATGAGCCCGCAGCTCCTCCCGCAGCTTCTCCAGCACGGTGGGGTGCTTCAGCAGCTGCATGATGAGTGAGGTGCTGGCGCTGGCCGTGGTGGCATAGGCCGCGAAGATCAGTTCCAGGGTCCCGTCCTGCAGGGCACAGAGGAGAGGCGTTGTTGGAGGTATGGGTTCAGCCAGGCAGGGGCTACCCCATTCGGCCAGCGGCCCGTGTGCCCAGGTCATCTGTGCTGGGCCCTGCCTGGTTCCTGCAGTGAATTCTGCTTCCTCTGAGTTTCATGTTGCCAGAGCACTAGTGTCACGATGGACACGGGGGTCACAGCCAGTCCCTGGCTGGGCAGAAGACACAACTGCTGTGACCCAGGGCAGAAGCCTCCAGTCCTTTGGAGCGGGGCCACTTCTCACTCACTGCTGGGTTCCTGAGCCAGCCCCACAGGCCTGATATACAATGGGCTCacaggagaaaaagaacaaatcccaAGGAGCAAGGCCCTGCGCAGCGGGTGTGCGTATGCGTGTGTGGGGGATGTGGTCTAAACCCGGGCCTTCCCACTAGCAGCgccagccccttcctccatctcagGAGGAGGACATTTGGTGGGTAGTCAGGGGAGCCAATGGGGTCTGAAAGGCAGCCTGGGGCCACAGCCTGGGGCCACTCCCCTGGAGACCTGGGATGAGGCTGAGGGGAGGTGACCTCCTGAGGACCTAAAGACCCTGCCAGGGCTCCCTGGGGAGCAGGACACCAGGGCCATGGGTTCCCCATAGAAAGGCCCCAGCAAGCCATCTCATAGCAAGCcctgcattttacaaatgtgaactctgggcccagagaggggaaTGAAGGGACCTGGGTCCATTACTGGCCATGGCGACACCCATAAATCACAAAGCTTGTTATAGTGGAAAAGCCACTCTGGCTCTTCCTAGCTCCCCAGGAAAGAAGCTGGAGCTAGAATACGGGGAGGCAAAGATAGTGGGCAGGGGAGGCAAAGATAGTGggcaggggaggctgcagtgagtgtcTGTGGGGACTCGGCAGTGGAGTGGGCCTGCAGAGCCCAGGTGGGGATGGGTGAGTGAGCCCTCCTCCGGTGAAACATCTGTCCAAAGCAGGGCAAGCAGGCCCTGCGCGGAGCACAGCCGGGATCACCAGGGGCCAGGGGGCTGGGAGGGCATGCAAAGTGCCAGCAACCTGaaaagg
This Theropithecus gelada isolate Dixy chromosome 13, Tgel_1.0, whole genome shotgun sequence DNA region includes the following protein-coding sequences:
- the LOC112604743 gene encoding cytochrome P450 26B1 isoform X2, which codes for MLFEGLELVSALATLAACLVSVTLLLAVSQQLWQLRWAATRDKSCKLPIPKGSMGFPLIGETGHWLLQVFSKIFSHEALESYLPKIQLVIQDTLRAWSSHPEAINVYQEAQKLTFRMAIRVLLGFSIPEEDLGHLFEVYQQFVENVFSLPVDLPFSGYRRGIQARQILQKGLEKAIREKLQCTQGKDYSDALDLLIESSKEHGKEMTMQELKDGTLELIFAAYATTASASTSLIMQLLKHPTVLEKLREELRAHGILHSGGCPCEGTLRLDTLSGLRYLDCVIKEVMRLFTPISGGYRTVLQTFELDGFQIPKGWSVMYSIRDTHDTAPVFKDVNVFDPDRFSQARSEDKDGRFHYLPFGGGVRTCLGKHLAKLFLKVLAVELASTSRFELATRTFPRITLVPVLHPVDGLSVKFFGLDSNQNKILPETEAMLSATV